In the Streptomyces sp. SJL17-4 genome, GGGACGGATGCCGCATCCGCTCCCGTAACGCCCACGACGGAACAGTTCGTCGAGGTGCAGGAGGGCGCGGAGTTCGGCGAACTGCGCCGTACGTACCGTTCCTTCGCCTTCCCGCTCACCCTGGCCTTCATCGCCTGGTACCTGCTGTACGTGCTGCTCTCCAACTACGCGGGCGGCTTCATGGGGACCAAGGTCTTCGGCAACATCAACGTGGCCCTCGTCCTCGGCCTCGGCCAGTTCGCCACCACCTTCCTCATCGCCTGGCTCTACTCGCGGCACGCGGCGAACCGGCTCGACCCCCAGTCCGACGCCATCAGAATGCGCATGGAGGGCGACGCATGAGCACCCCCGTCCTGCTCGCGGCGGGCAACGCCACCAGCGAGCACCGACCGCTGATCATCGCCCTCTTCGGGGCCTTCGTCATCGCGACCCTGGTCATCACCGTCTGGGCCGGCCGCCAGACCCGCAGCGCCGCCGACTTCTACGCCGGCGGCGGCCAGTTCACCGGCTTCCAGAACGGCCTCGCGATCTCCGGCGACTACATGTCCGCCGCGTCCTTCCTCGGCATCAGCGGCGCCATCGCCCTCTACGGCTACGACGGCTTCCTGTACTCGATCGGCTTCCTGGTCGCCTGGCTCGTCGCGCTGCTCCTGGTCGCCGAACCGCTGCGCAACTCCGGCCGGTTCACCATGGGCGACGTCCTCGCCTACCGGATGCGCCAGCGGCCCGTCCGCACCGCCGCCGGCACCTCCACCATCGTCGTCTCGATCTTCTACCTGCTCGCGCAGATGGCGGGCGCGGGCGTGCTCGTCTCGCTGCTGCTCGGCATCACCAGCGACGGCGGCAAGATCGCGATCGTCGCCCTCGTCGGCGTCCTGATGATCGTCTACGTGACGATCGGCGGCATGAAGGGCACCACCTGGGTGCAGATGGTGAAGGCCGTCCTGCTCATCGCGGGCACGCTCCTCATCACCTTCCTCATCCTGCTGAAGTTCGACTTCAACCTCTCGCAGCTGCTCGGCGCCGCCGCGACCAACAGCGGCAAGGGCGACGCCTTCCTGGAGCCCGGCCTCAAGTACGGCGTGAGCGCCCTCTCGAAGCTCGACTTCCTCTCCCTCGGCATCGCCCTCGTCCTCGGCACCGCCGGCCTGCCGCACATCCTGATCCGCTTCTACACGGTGCCGACCGCCAAGGCCGCCCGTAAGTCGGTCAACTGGGCCATCGGCATCATCGGCGGTTTCTACCTGATGACGATCGTCCTCGGCTTCGGCGCCGCCGCCCTGCTCAGCGGCGACACCATCAAGGCGTCCAACAAGGCGGGCAACACGGCGGCCCCGCTCACCGCCCTGGAGGTCGGCGGCGGCGCCGACTCCACCGGCGGCGCGATCCTCCTCGCCGTCATCTCCGCCGTCGCCTTCGCCACCATCCTCGCCGTGGTCGCCGGTCTGACCCTGGCCTCGTCCTCGTCCTTCGCGCACGACATCTACGCGAACGTGATCAAGCGCGGGAAGGCCACCGAGAAGGAGGAGATGCGGGCCGCCCGCTGGTCCACCGTCCTCATCGGCATCGTCTCGATCGCGCTCGGCGCCCTCGCCCGCGACCTCAACGTCGCCGGCCTGGTCGCCCTCGCCTTCGCGGTCGCCGCCTCGGCCAACCTGCCGACGATCCTCTACTCGCTGTTCTGGAAGAGGTTCACCACCCAGGGCGCGCTCTGGTCGATCTACGGCGGACTGATCTCCTCCGTCGTCCTCGTCCTCTTCTCGCCGGTCGTCTCCGGCGGCCCGGCCTCGATGTTCAAGGGCGTGGACTTCCACTGGTTCCCGCTGGAGAACCCCGGCCTCGTCTCGATCCCGCTCGGCTTCCTCCTCGGCTGGCTCGGCTCGCTCTTCT is a window encoding:
- a CDS encoding cation acetate symporter; protein product: MSTPVLLAAGNATSEHRPLIIALFGAFVIATLVITVWAGRQTRSAADFYAGGGQFTGFQNGLAISGDYMSAASFLGISGAIALYGYDGFLYSIGFLVAWLVALLLVAEPLRNSGRFTMGDVLAYRMRQRPVRTAAGTSTIVVSIFYLLAQMAGAGVLVSLLLGITSDGGKIAIVALVGVLMIVYVTIGGMKGTTWVQMVKAVLLIAGTLLITFLILLKFDFNLSQLLGAAATNSGKGDAFLEPGLKYGVSALSKLDFLSLGIALVLGTAGLPHILIRFYTVPTAKAARKSVNWAIGIIGGFYLMTIVLGFGAAALLSGDTIKASNKAGNTAAPLTALEVGGGADSTGGAILLAVISAVAFATILAVVAGLTLASSSSFAHDIYANVIKRGKATEKEEMRAARWSTVLIGIVSIALGALARDLNVAGLVALAFAVAASANLPTILYSLFWKRFTTQGALWSIYGGLISSVVLVLFSPVVSGGPASMFKGVDFHWFPLENPGLVSIPLGFLLGWLGSLFSKEEPDAGKYAELEVKSLTGVGVAAAIKH
- a CDS encoding DUF485 domain-containing protein, with product MATEAPPPPRNGTDAASAPVTPTTEQFVEVQEGAEFGELRRTYRSFAFPLTLAFIAWYLLYVLLSNYAGGFMGTKVFGNINVALVLGLGQFATTFLIAWLYSRHAANRLDPQSDAIRMRMEGDA